A stretch of the Lactuca sativa cultivar Salinas chromosome 9, Lsat_Salinas_v11, whole genome shotgun sequence genome encodes the following:
- the LOC111876860 gene encoding uncharacterized protein LOC111876860, giving the protein MASATSGTTLNALLLPCSTVGRLGRTLATTSGRKSFSLLSLSPELVYRCGRRWKNVTAARKLIVRAARTESKGVSLGSRAPNFELEEPLTGNMWTLEDFESYPALLVMFICNHCPFVKHLKKDIAKLTDFYTKKGLGVVAISSNSEITHPQDGPIFMAEDARLFNYSFPYLYDRTQDVARDYGAVCTPEFYVFKKDGRRPFELVYHGQFDDSRPSNNVPVTGRDLSLAIDRVLSGQPIPPNQKPSVGCSIKWHPAGKV; this is encoded by the exons ATGGCGTCTGCTACTTCCGGCACCACATTAAATGCTTTACTGCTGCCTTGCTCAACAGTGGGGAGGTTAGGGCGTACATTAGCAACGACATCTGGGAGGAAGTCCTTCTCACTTTTATCTCTCTCCCCGGAGCTGGTGTATCGCTGTGGGCGGCGATGGAAGAATGTGACCGCAGCAAGAAAACTTATTGTTCGTGCCGCGAGAACCGAATCTAAGGGCGTTTCTCTTGGTTCCAGAGCTCCTAATTTTGAG CTGGAGGAGCCGCTCACAGGGAATATGTGGACATTAGAGGACTTCGAATCTTATCCGGCATTACTG GTTATGTTCATTTGCAATCATTGTCCATTTGTTAAGCACTTGAAAAAGGACATTGCGAAGCTTACAGACTTCTATACAAAG AAAGGACTCGGAGTAGTTGCAATATCATCAAACTCCGAAATTACTCATCCACAG GATGGACCAATTTTCATGGCAGAGGATGCGAGACTTTTTAATTATTCATTCCCATACCTTTATGATCGT ACACAAGATGTTGCAAGAGACTATGGCGCTGTTTGCACCCCGGAGTTTTACGTATTTAAAAAG GATGGCCGTCGACCCTTTGAACTAGTATATCATGGTCAGTTTGATGACTCCCGGCCAAGCAACAATGTTCCTGTCACAGGGAG GGACTTGAGCTTGGCAATTGACCGTGTTCTTAGTGGTCAACCGATACCACCAAATCAGAAACCGAG TGTTGGATGTAGCATAAAGTGGCATCCTGCGGGAAAAGTATAA